AGGCGGAAAAGATGATATGTACTCATCTGCTGAAGTAAATTTTGCGCCCATTTCTGTTGGCATCCTTATTTATCTCCGGAAATTATATTTGCACTCAGACAGTTACTTATTACAAAGATATATTAAATAATTAATATCCCCAATGAAATTTATTTCGCAAAGGACTTGGGATGGATGGGCTTTTACAGATGCGCCCACTCACTTCCTATGAAAAAACAGGAAGTGAGTGGGTGCACCTTGATAAAACCGAATTTAAATGAAAGACATTCAGCAGGATTAATCTTCTACTTCATTACTGTCATTTTCTTTGCATTCCTGAAGCTTCCGGACTGTATAGTGTAAATATAAACTCCGCTTGGAAGCACCGAAGCATCAAAACTAACCTTGTGCGTTCCCGCATTCTTGTACTCATTTACAAGCGTTGCCACTTCATTTCCCAGCAAATTGAATACCTGAAGTTTCACAGGCCCTGCCTTTGGAATAGAATAACTTATTGAAGTTGCAGGATTAAAAGGATTTGGGTAGTTCTGATCCAGAGAGTATCTAATTTCCCCCAGGCCCGGTTTCTTCTCAACACCCTGAGCCTGATTGTTGTCACTGATTACCCAGTCGAGCTGAAACACCACTTCCTTTATTTCACCAGGCTGGAGACTTACGGATAGATATTTATGGCTGGTTCCGTTTGCGAAGTAAAAGTTATAAGTACTGGCTGCCCAGTCTTCGAACGAAAAATGCCCAGTCGAATCAGTGCAATAAAATTCCGTATGGTTACCTACATATGCAAACCTTTCATTTACAGCCGGATGGCCTGAGGCATCTTTCACGAATCCCTTTATTGTAGCTGTAGCCCCTTTTCTGTCATTCGGTTCTCCTATGGTAGGGGAGTTATCAAGATAAAAGAAATTATAACTTAAACAAAGTGACTGATTGAGTTTTAGAACCGTAATTCCACTTTTACCAAATTTCAAATCATCCCACTGATTCCCATCCGGCGCATAAAGATAAAGTGAGTCGCCTTCCATATTCAGATCCAGAGCTCCCCGCAGGCTATCTTTTGTCAGTACTAGATAACTTGTTTTTGAGATATCGCCCGTATATGGCCTCAGGTACATCCAGTCCTTAAAGTAGGCTGTGTCTTTCCCGCTTACCAGGTACCAGCCTTTTAATGAAAGCGAATCGCCCTGCTGATTAAAAAATGGCTGATTAAGATTCATCTCCAGCTTCCAGCCCGTGGAATCAAACACAAGCTCGCTGAAGAATGTAAAACCTATGGGATTTGCCTTAAGGCTGTTTGAAAAAATTAATATTGCTAGTAGTAAAAGACAACTAACGCCTGACTTTTTCATTTTTAACCTCTTTCCACTTTATGATAAAATTGTGCTGCGGAAGATAATTCCGCTTCAGCGTAAAAAACGTTCTGTATTTATCGGATTTTTTCTCGTTTTCAAACTGAGGCTGCATCGAAAGCAGCTTGTAG
The window above is part of the Ignavibacteria bacterium genome. Proteins encoded here:
- a CDS encoding T9SS type A sorting domain-containing protein gives rise to the protein MKKSGVSCLLLLAILIFSNSLKANPIGFTFFSELVFDSTGWKLEMNLNQPFFNQQGDSLSLKGWYLVSGKDTAYFKDWMYLRPYTGDISKTSYLVLTKDSLRGALDLNMEGDSLYLYAPDGNQWDDLKFGKSGITVLKLNQSLCLSYNFFYLDNSPTIGEPNDRKGATATIKGFVKDASGHPAVNERFAYVGNHTEFYCTDSTGHFSFEDWAASTYNFYFANGTSHKYLSVSLQPGEIKEVVFQLDWVISDNNQAQGVEKKPGLGEIRYSLDQNYPNPFNPATSISYSIPKAGPVKLQVFNLLGNEVATLVNEYKNAGTHKVSFDASVLPSGVYIYTIQSGSFRNAKKMTVMK